The following coding sequences lie in one Miscanthus floridulus cultivar M001 chromosome 9, ASM1932011v1, whole genome shotgun sequence genomic window:
- the LOC136479132 gene encoding uncharacterized protein, translating to MKRTEEYLLGKIWCWERLVMPPDSSVKWSDYSSYLEAYYERNASGFVVVAAAAKNPQKATITDMGASVAKFMEEELLSAWNTRVFRRFDDHLAVNTIIESSLIMKHALSICGTGVELYLPSAIAFVCTREAELMCELLKHGAKPSYRYIQLSSVIRMCAWGLVNLKANRSIASAAAMMMNVKGMANEAKMICDWMKRENKLVTFSLSEPQGLEECCLIRYKALNVMTSILHESSVSFFQERCNAITKQGLEQGWDPWITSLFYLEH from the exons ATGAAGAGGACGGAAG AATATCTTTTGGGTAAAATATGGTGTTGGGAAAGGCTGGTGATGCCACCAGACAGTTCTGTTAAGTGGTCTGACTATAGCAGCTATCTTGAGGCGTATTATGAACGCAATGCTTCTGGGttcgttgttgttgctgctgctgctaaaaATCCGCAAAAGGCCACTATTACTGACATGGGTGCTTCTGTTGCCAAATTT ATGGAGGAGGAACTCCTGTCCGCGTGGAATACTCGAGTGTTTCGTAGGTTCGATGACCACCTTGCAGTCAACACTATCATTGAGAGTAGCCTGATCATGAAGCATGCACTTTCAATCTGTGGCACAGGGGTTGAATTGTATCTTCCTTCTGCCATTGCTTTTGTG TGTACCAGGGAGGCTGAACTGATGTGTGAGCTGCTGAAGCATGGTGCTAAGCCTTCTTATCGATACATCCAGCTGAGCAGCGTGATCCGCATGTGCGCCTGGGGCCTTGTGAACCTCAAAGCGAACCGATCTATTGCTTCTGCCGCTGCAATGATG ATGAATGTCAAGGGTATGGCAAATGAGGCAAAAATGATATGTGATTGGATGAAAAGAGAGAACAAGCTTGTTACCTTCAGCTTGTCCGAGCCTCAGGGCCTCGAGGAGTGCTGCTTGATCCGGTACAAAGCCTTGAATGTTATGACCAGCATATTGCATGAGTCTTCCGTTTCCTTCTTCCAAG AACGATGCAATGCCATAACCAAGCAAGGATTGGAGCAAGGATGGGACCCATGGATAACATCTTTGTTTTACCTGGAACACTAA
- the LOC136481235 gene encoding pentatricopeptide repeat-containing protein At4g14820-like isoform X1, translating into MSAFNCKRLDRSWPSKGTIRHLNEMLAPNTHAHHHHLRQLRAVLLRRGHPIPPPPATHPDPERAYLATIRAAATTPRLVLAACAFLHRAGLPPPGPRALPALLCSAARCEGAGVYVGGAHALAVRVGSLDDGFVGTALVGAYAACGCVGHARKVFDGMAVRDVVSWGVMLDSYCQTRNYKEALLLFAKMKNSGVLPDQLILATVLSACGHIRHLRSGRAIHSYMLVSDILISAHLSSALINLYATCANMEMAEKLYNGMPRKDLVSSTAMVFGYARTRKVKFARSIFDGMPEKDVVSWSAMISGYADSNQPNEALSLFNDMQECGIRPDEVTMLSVISACASLGTLDKAKWIHAFIKNNELNKILNIYNALIDMFAKCGGINLAFNIFNEMPQKNVITWTSMITAFAMHGDGKSALCLFEQMKNEGVEPNEVTFLNLLYACCHGGLVHEGRSLFSSMVQQYGIEPKHEHYGCMVDLLGRAKLMKEAVNLIESMHLEPNVPIWGSLLAACWMHGDLKLGAFAAKKILQLDPNHDGASVLLSKIYMKSDNLNNAQEVREVMKLHRVSKETGLSWMELNEPFHEFAAGGEKYSECDKIFLQKVVN; encoded by the exons ATG TCAGCATTCAACTGCAAACGGCTTGATCGATCTTGGCCCTCCAAAGGTACCATCAGACATCTCAATGAGATGCTAGCACCGAACACGCAtgcgcaccaccaccacctgcgTCAACTTCGAGCCGTCCTCCTCCGCCGCGGCCACCCCATTCCCCCACCCCCGGCGACCCACCCAGACCCTGAGCGGGCCTACCTCGCCACCATCCGTGCAGCTGCCACCACCCCACGCCTCGTGCTCGCTGCCTGCGCCTTCCTCCACCGCGCCGGCCTGCCCCCGCCGGGGCCCCGAGCGCTTCCAGCGCTGCTCTGCTCCGCTGCTCGCTGCGAGGGTGCTGGTGTGTACGTCGGTGGCGCGCACGCGCTGGCGGTCAGGGTTGGGTCACTGGACGATGGGTTCGTCGGGACTGCGCTGGTCGGGGCGTATGCAGCGTGCGGATGCGTGGGGCACGCGCGGAAAGTGTTTGATGGAATGGCCGTGCGGGACGTCGTCTCCTGGGGCGTCATGCTTGATAG TTATTGTCAGACTCGGAACTACAAAGAAGCTTTGCTTCTATTTGCTAAGATGAAGAATTCTGGAGTTCTTCCAGACCAATTGATCCTTGCTACTGTTCTATCAGCTTGTGGGCATATAAGGCATTTGAGAAGTGGGAGAGCCATCCATTCATACATGTTGGTGTCAGACATTCTTATCAGTGCTCACCTCAGTAGTGCTCTCATAAATTTGTATGCTACTTGTGCGAACATGGAGATGGCAGAAAAACTATATAATGGGATGCCAAGGAAGGACTTGGTATCATCAACTGCCATGGTTTTTGGGTACGCCAGGACCAGAAAAGTTAAGTTTGCTCGCTCTATATTTGATGGAATGCCAGAGAAGGATGTGGTATCTTGGAGTGCTATGATATCAGGGTATGCTGATAGTAACCAACCTAATGAAGCATTGAGTCTGTTCAATGATATGCAAGAGTGTGGTATCAGGCCTGATGAAGTTACCATGTTAAGTGTCATATCTGCATGTGCTAGTTTAGGTACCCTCGATAAAGCCAAATGGATCCATGCCTTCATTAAGAATAATGAGTTGAATAAGATATTGAACATTTACAATGCTCTTATTGATATGTTCGCCaaatgtgggggtattaaccttgCATTTAATATCTTCAATGAAATGCCTCAGAAGAATGTCATCACCTGGACAAGTATGATTACTGCTTTTGCTATGCATGGCGATGGAAAATCTGCCTTATGTCTGTTTGAGCAGATGAAAAATGAAGGCGTTGAACCCAATGAAGTGACATTTCTTAATTTACTTTATGCTTGCTGTCATGGTGGTCTAGTTCATGAAGGCCGTTCATTGTTTAGCTCTATGGTTCAACAATACGGGATTGAACCCAAGCATGAGCACTATGGTTGTATGGTGGATCTTCTAGGAAGGGCTAAACTTATGAAAGAAGCAGTTAATCTCATAGAGTCAATGCACTTAGAGCCCAATGTGCCTATCTGGGGATCTCTTTTAGCAGCATGCTGGATGCATGGTGATCTCAAGCTTGGTGCATTTGCTGCCAAGAAAATTTTGCAGTTGGATCCTAATCATGATGGAGCATCAGTGCTTTTATCGAAGATATACATGAAATCCGATAACTTGAACAATGCTCAGGAGGTGAGGGAAGTAATGAAACTCCACAGGGTCTCAAAAGAAACAGGCTTGAGTTGGATGGAGTTGAATGAGCCTTTTCATGAGTTTGCAGCTGGAGGTGAAAAATATTCAGAATGTGACAAGATCTTTCTTCAAAAAGTTGTGAATTAA
- the LOC136481235 gene encoding pentatricopeptide repeat-containing protein At4g14820-like isoform X2: MLAPNTHAHHHHLRQLRAVLLRRGHPIPPPPATHPDPERAYLATIRAAATTPRLVLAACAFLHRAGLPPPGPRALPALLCSAARCEGAGVYVGGAHALAVRVGSLDDGFVGTALVGAYAACGCVGHARKVFDGMAVRDVVSWGVMLDSYCQTRNYKEALLLFAKMKNSGVLPDQLILATVLSACGHIRHLRSGRAIHSYMLVSDILISAHLSSALINLYATCANMEMAEKLYNGMPRKDLVSSTAMVFGYARTRKVKFARSIFDGMPEKDVVSWSAMISGYADSNQPNEALSLFNDMQECGIRPDEVTMLSVISACASLGTLDKAKWIHAFIKNNELNKILNIYNALIDMFAKCGGINLAFNIFNEMPQKNVITWTSMITAFAMHGDGKSALCLFEQMKNEGVEPNEVTFLNLLYACCHGGLVHEGRSLFSSMVQQYGIEPKHEHYGCMVDLLGRAKLMKEAVNLIESMHLEPNVPIWGSLLAACWMHGDLKLGAFAAKKILQLDPNHDGASVLLSKIYMKSDNLNNAQEVREVMKLHRVSKETGLSWMELNEPFHEFAAGGEKYSECDKIFLQKVVN, encoded by the exons ATGCTAGCACCGAACACGCAtgcgcaccaccaccacctgcgTCAACTTCGAGCCGTCCTCCTCCGCCGCGGCCACCCCATTCCCCCACCCCCGGCGACCCACCCAGACCCTGAGCGGGCCTACCTCGCCACCATCCGTGCAGCTGCCACCACCCCACGCCTCGTGCTCGCTGCCTGCGCCTTCCTCCACCGCGCCGGCCTGCCCCCGCCGGGGCCCCGAGCGCTTCCAGCGCTGCTCTGCTCCGCTGCTCGCTGCGAGGGTGCTGGTGTGTACGTCGGTGGCGCGCACGCGCTGGCGGTCAGGGTTGGGTCACTGGACGATGGGTTCGTCGGGACTGCGCTGGTCGGGGCGTATGCAGCGTGCGGATGCGTGGGGCACGCGCGGAAAGTGTTTGATGGAATGGCCGTGCGGGACGTCGTCTCCTGGGGCGTCATGCTTGATAG TTATTGTCAGACTCGGAACTACAAAGAAGCTTTGCTTCTATTTGCTAAGATGAAGAATTCTGGAGTTCTTCCAGACCAATTGATCCTTGCTACTGTTCTATCAGCTTGTGGGCATATAAGGCATTTGAGAAGTGGGAGAGCCATCCATTCATACATGTTGGTGTCAGACATTCTTATCAGTGCTCACCTCAGTAGTGCTCTCATAAATTTGTATGCTACTTGTGCGAACATGGAGATGGCAGAAAAACTATATAATGGGATGCCAAGGAAGGACTTGGTATCATCAACTGCCATGGTTTTTGGGTACGCCAGGACCAGAAAAGTTAAGTTTGCTCGCTCTATATTTGATGGAATGCCAGAGAAGGATGTGGTATCTTGGAGTGCTATGATATCAGGGTATGCTGATAGTAACCAACCTAATGAAGCATTGAGTCTGTTCAATGATATGCAAGAGTGTGGTATCAGGCCTGATGAAGTTACCATGTTAAGTGTCATATCTGCATGTGCTAGTTTAGGTACCCTCGATAAAGCCAAATGGATCCATGCCTTCATTAAGAATAATGAGTTGAATAAGATATTGAACATTTACAATGCTCTTATTGATATGTTCGCCaaatgtgggggtattaaccttgCATTTAATATCTTCAATGAAATGCCTCAGAAGAATGTCATCACCTGGACAAGTATGATTACTGCTTTTGCTATGCATGGCGATGGAAAATCTGCCTTATGTCTGTTTGAGCAGATGAAAAATGAAGGCGTTGAACCCAATGAAGTGACATTTCTTAATTTACTTTATGCTTGCTGTCATGGTGGTCTAGTTCATGAAGGCCGTTCATTGTTTAGCTCTATGGTTCAACAATACGGGATTGAACCCAAGCATGAGCACTATGGTTGTATGGTGGATCTTCTAGGAAGGGCTAAACTTATGAAAGAAGCAGTTAATCTCATAGAGTCAATGCACTTAGAGCCCAATGTGCCTATCTGGGGATCTCTTTTAGCAGCATGCTGGATGCATGGTGATCTCAAGCTTGGTGCATTTGCTGCCAAGAAAATTTTGCAGTTGGATCCTAATCATGATGGAGCATCAGTGCTTTTATCGAAGATATACATGAAATCCGATAACTTGAACAATGCTCAGGAGGTGAGGGAAGTAATGAAACTCCACAGGGTCTCAAAAGAAACAGGCTTGAGTTGGATGGAGTTGAATGAGCCTTTTCATGAGTTTGCAGCTGGAGGTGAAAAATATTCAGAATGTGACAAGATCTTTCTTCAAAAAGTTGTGAATTAA